In one Silene latifolia isolate original U9 population chromosome 10, ASM4854445v1, whole genome shotgun sequence genomic region, the following are encoded:
- the LOC141606540 gene encoding 1-aminocyclopropane-1-carboxylate oxidase homolog 1-like — MVSTNNERLAQLKAFDETKTGVKGLVDAGISTVPPIFIHQHNGPPPSKTLNTTISLPTIDLSGIDTNLTRRTETIKSVQEAIDTWGFFQVVNHGIPQSVLDDMLKGVKRFFEDDDEIKKGYYTRDYTKKMIYNSNFDLYSGPATCWRDTFLCVFAPSPPNLDHDLPTSCREILMEYSNQVMKLGKTLFELFSEILGLKPSYLNDIHCSEGLQVLGHYYPACPQPELTMGSPQHADYDFLTILLQDHIGGLQIRHDGQWFDVPPTPGALVINVGDLLQLITNDKFKSVDHRVLANSIGPRISVASFFTTGYHPTTRVYGPIKELVSESDPPRYRKTSVEEYANFFKSKGLDGTSALQHFRL, encoded by the exons ATGGTTTCTACTAATAATGAACGTTTAGCACAATTAAAAGCCTTCGACGAAACAAAAACCGGTGTCAAAGGGCTCGTAGATGCCGGTATATCAACCGTTCCTCCTATATTCATCCACCAACACAATGGTCCTCCACCATCCAAAACACTCAACACAACCATAAGTCTTCCTACCATAGACCTAAGTGGGATCGACACGAACCTGACACGAAGGACAGAAACTATTAAGAGTGTACAAGAGGCTATAGACACATGGGGATTTTTCCAAGTGGTGAACCATGGGATTCCACAAAGTGTGTTGGATGATATGTTAAAAGGTGTTAAGAGGTTttttgaggatgatgatgagATTAAAAAAGGGTATTATACTAGAGATTATACTAAAAAGATGATTTATAATTCTAACTTTGATTTGTATAGTGGACCGGCTACATGTTGGAGAGACACGTTTTTATGTGTCTTTGCTCCTTCTCCTCCTAATCTTGATCATGATCTCCCTACATCTTGTAG GGAGATACTAATGGAGTACTCAAACCAAGTGATGAAGCTAGGAAAGACACTATTTGAACTGTTTTCGGAGATTCTAGGATTGAAGCCAAGCTATCTAAATGATATCCATTGTAGTGAAGGGCTTCAAGTATTAGGGCATTATTATCCTGCTTGTCCTCAGCCAGAATTGACCATGGGAAGCCCTCAACACGCTGATTACGACTTCTTAACTATTCTATTGCAAGATCACATTGGTGGCCTCCAAATCCGgcatgacggtcaatggttcgaTGTCCCTCCTACTCCTGGAGCTCTAGTGATTAATGTGGGAGACCTTTTACAG TTGATAACAAACGACAAGTTCAAAAGTGTAGACCACAGAGTATTAGCAAACTCCATAGGTCCGAGGATCTCGGTGGCGAGCTTCTTCACAACCGGTTATCATCCCACAACTCGAGTTTATGGACCCATCAAAGAGCTAGTCTCGGAATCAGACCCACCTAGGTACCGCAAAACCTCAGTGGAAGAGTACGCTAACTTCTTCAAAAGCAAAGGACTCGATGGCACCTCTGCCCTCCAACATTTCAGGCTTTGA